One Egicoccus halophilus genomic region harbors:
- a CDS encoding acetoin utilization protein AcuC, whose translation MAGRSARAAGRVALLWDDRLGAYDLGPEHPLAPVRVELTMALIRDSGLVGGGAVEVAPGPIDEAELLRLHRPDFVDTVKRLSADATARADDVYGLGPGDTPAFVGMHATSLLVCAASKEAARQVWEGEADHAFNPAGGLHHAMPDRAAGFCIYNDPAVAIDWLLEHGAERIAYVDVDVHHGDGVEVLFADDPRVLTISLHESGRFLFPGTGHATDIGGAGAPGSAANVPLHPGTTGDVWLGAFDAVVEPLVRAFAPDVLVTQLGCDTHASDPLAHLALTVDDDARIYRRLHELAHEVCDGRWVAFGGGGYQVVQVVPRAWTLAFAEMSGRAVPVDTPMTWQELAVARTGRTPPRSFTDDPVDVGAELHAQARRAAEESVEAVRRLVLPHHGVAAPPVHG comes from the coding sequence GTGGCGGGACGCAGCGCACGAGCCGCCGGACGGGTCGCCCTGCTCTGGGACGACCGGTTGGGTGCCTACGACCTCGGTCCCGAGCATCCGCTGGCCCCGGTGCGGGTCGAGCTCACGATGGCGCTGATCCGCGACAGCGGACTGGTCGGGGGCGGAGCGGTCGAGGTCGCGCCCGGCCCGATCGACGAGGCGGAACTGCTGCGGCTGCACCGACCCGACTTCGTCGACACGGTCAAGCGGCTCTCGGCCGACGCGACCGCCCGCGCCGACGACGTCTACGGCCTCGGCCCGGGGGACACCCCGGCGTTCGTGGGCATGCACGCGACCTCCCTGCTGGTCTGCGCGGCGTCCAAGGAGGCCGCCCGGCAGGTGTGGGAGGGCGAGGCCGACCACGCGTTCAACCCGGCGGGAGGGCTGCACCACGCCATGCCCGACCGCGCGGCGGGTTTCTGCATCTACAACGACCCGGCCGTCGCCATCGACTGGCTCCTCGAGCACGGCGCCGAGCGGATCGCCTACGTCGACGTGGACGTGCACCACGGTGACGGGGTCGAGGTGCTGTTCGCCGACGACCCGCGGGTGCTGACCATCTCGCTGCACGAGTCGGGACGGTTCCTGTTCCCCGGGACGGGACACGCGACCGACATCGGCGGCGCCGGTGCTCCCGGTTCCGCCGCCAACGTGCCGCTGCACCCCGGCACGACCGGGGACGTCTGGCTCGGGGCCTTCGACGCGGTCGTCGAGCCGCTCGTGCGGGCGTTCGCGCCCGACGTGCTCGTCACCCAGCTCGGCTGTGACACCCACGCGTCGGACCCGCTCGCCCACCTCGCGCTGACGGTCGACGACGACGCGCGCATCTACCGACGCCTGCACGAGTTGGCGCACGAGGTCTGCGACGGCCGCTGGGTCGCGTTCGGCGGTGGTGGCTACCAGGTGGTGCAGGTGGTCCCGCGCGCCTGGACGCTCGCCTTCGCCGAGATGAGCGGACGCGCCGTGCCGGTCGACACGCCGATGACCTGGCAGGAGCTCGCCGTCGCCCGCACCGGGCGAACCCCTCCACGCTCGTTCACCGACGACCCCGTCGACGTCGGTGCGGAGCTGCACGCGCAGGCGCGTCGGGCCGCCGAGGAATCGGTCGAGGCCGTCCGGCGCCTGGTGCTGCCGCACCACGGGGTGGCCGCACCGCCCGTGCACGGCTGA
- a CDS encoding NAD-dependent epimerase/dehydratase family protein, translating to MTEGRRVLLTGAAGDLAGLLATALARREDVELVVGVDVRDPHPELAVDEFVRADVRNPLVGATLHAHRVDTVVHLSTASTPGPSGSRSLMKERNVIGAMQLFAACQNAPTVRRFVLKSSTAVYGSEHTDPVSFRETDLPRTPPRHGYAKDASEIEGYARSFARRRRDVDLTILRFANLLGGRIDSSFHALFSLPAVPTVLGFDPRLQFCHEEDAVAVLERAVAGAPPGIYNVAGEGVVYLSQAIRLAGRLPAPVPQPFVDAVASLVRRNRHVDLSPEQLRFLRFGRAVDITRLREEFGYEPRHTSRSAFEDFVRRRRIRGLVPHEEVERLEREVNAFLARQDQRRFLAGRSEGPTS from the coding sequence GTGACCGAGGGACGTCGGGTGCTGCTCACGGGCGCCGCCGGCGACCTGGCCGGTCTCCTCGCCACGGCGCTCGCTCGCCGGGAGGACGTCGAGCTCGTCGTCGGGGTCGACGTCCGGGACCCGCACCCGGAGCTGGCCGTCGACGAGTTCGTCCGCGCCGACGTGCGCAACCCGCTGGTCGGCGCGACACTGCACGCGCACCGGGTCGACACGGTCGTGCACCTGAGCACGGCCAGCACGCCGGGGCCCTCCGGCAGCCGGTCGCTGATGAAGGAACGCAACGTCATCGGCGCGATGCAGCTGTTCGCCGCGTGTCAGAACGCCCCGACCGTCCGCCGGTTCGTGCTCAAGTCCAGCACGGCCGTGTACGGCTCGGAGCACACCGACCCGGTCAGCTTCCGCGAGACCGACCTGCCGCGCACGCCCCCCCGGCACGGGTACGCCAAGGACGCCAGCGAGATCGAGGGCTACGCGCGCTCCTTCGCCCGCCGGCGTCGCGACGTCGACCTGACGATCCTGCGCTTCGCGAACCTGCTCGGGGGGCGCATCGACAGCTCGTTCCACGCCCTGTTCAGCCTGCCGGCCGTGCCGACGGTGCTCGGCTTCGACCCCCGGCTGCAGTTCTGCCACGAGGAGGACGCCGTGGCGGTGCTCGAACGGGCCGTCGCCGGCGCGCCGCCGGGCATCTACAACGTCGCCGGGGAGGGCGTGGTGTACCTGTCCCAGGCGATCCGGCTCGCCGGGCGCCTGCCGGCCCCGGTCCCGCAGCCGTTCGTCGACGCGGTCGCCTCGCTGGTGCGGCGCAACCGGCACGTCGACCTCTCGCCCGAGCAGCTGCGCTTCCTGCGCTTCGGGCGGGCGGTCGACATCACCCGTCTGCGCGAGGAGTTCGGGTACGAGCCGCGGCACACCAGCCGTTCGGCGTTCGAGGACTTCGTGCGTCGGCGTCGCATCCGGGGCCTGGTCCCGCACGAGGAGGTCGAGCGGCTCGAGCGCGAGGTCAACGCCTTCCTGGCCCGCCAGGACCAGCGGCGCTTCCTCGCCGGTCGCTCGGAGGGGCCGACCTCGTGA
- a CDS encoding lysophospholipid acyltransferase family protein — protein MNAASRDADVISIAEQRAARSRATGVARERCAATTADGRPCRNYAVDQGRCRVHAPRPAATTDADPGVDPGVDPGADPGVDPGADPGASDDAGHATSSGARARIRRADDEAARAAARVAREAQKRGWQPPVDALGALHEVAGASWTDHLREGAAFLRRRLTGDYEVDEFGFDEDLTNSVLMPLVRPLHRHWWRVASHGAANVPSSGGGLVVANHAGTLPADALITRLDILEQTGRHARELAADLALRTPFVGPFARKTGATLASGPDADRLLERGELVAVWPEGFKGVGKPWRDRYRLQRFGRGGFVATALRAQVPIVPTAIVGSEEIYPLLYDLRVVARLFGLPYFPIVPQLFALPVLGPLALLPLPSKWVIEYGEPIDTSAYGPEAADDPMVVFELTDHVRDTIQRMLHRNLMGRRSVFL, from the coding sequence GTGAACGCCGCCTCCCGGGACGCCGACGTGATCTCCATCGCCGAGCAGCGGGCCGCGCGCTCCCGCGCCACCGGTGTCGCGCGCGAGCGGTGCGCGGCCACCACCGCCGACGGCCGCCCCTGCCGCAACTACGCCGTCGACCAGGGCCGGTGCCGCGTCCACGCACCGCGGCCGGCGGCGACCACCGACGCCGACCCCGGTGTCGATCCCGGTGTCGATCCCGGGGCCGACCCCGGTGTCGATCCCGGGGCCGATCCCGGGGCGAGCGACGATGCCGGGCACGCCACGTCGTCGGGCGCACGCGCCCGGATCCGGCGGGCCGACGACGAGGCGGCACGGGCGGCCGCCCGCGTCGCCCGGGAGGCGCAGAAGCGTGGCTGGCAGCCGCCGGTGGATGCGCTCGGGGCGTTGCACGAGGTCGCGGGGGCCTCGTGGACCGACCACCTGCGCGAGGGTGCGGCGTTCCTGCGCCGACGCCTGACCGGTGACTACGAGGTCGACGAGTTCGGCTTCGACGAGGACCTCACCAACTCCGTGCTGATGCCGCTGGTGCGCCCCCTGCACCGTCACTGGTGGCGGGTGGCCAGCCACGGCGCGGCCAACGTGCCTTCCTCGGGCGGTGGCCTGGTCGTGGCCAACCACGCCGGCACGCTGCCGGCGGACGCGCTGATCACCCGGCTCGACATCCTCGAGCAGACCGGTCGCCACGCCCGCGAGCTGGCGGCGGACCTCGCGCTGCGCACCCCCTTCGTCGGTCCCTTCGCCCGCAAGACCGGCGCGACGCTGGCCTCGGGCCCCGACGCGGACCGCCTGCTCGAGCGGGGCGAACTCGTCGCCGTGTGGCCCGAGGGCTTCAAGGGGGTCGGCAAGCCATGGCGCGACCGCTACCGACTGCAGCGCTTCGGGCGGGGCGGCTTCGTCGCCACCGCGCTGCGGGCCCAGGTCCCGATCGTGCCGACGGCGATCGTGGGCAGCGAGGAGATCTACCCGCTGCTCTACGACCTGCGGGTCGTCGCCCGCCTGTTCGGTCTGCCGTACTTCCCGATCGTGCCGCAGCTGTTCGCGCTGCCGGTGCTCGGCCCGTTGGCGCTGCTGCCGCTGCCCTCGAAGTGGGTGATCGAGTACGGCGAGCCGATCGACACCAGCGCCTACGGTCCCGAGGCCGCCGACGACCCGATGGTCGTGTTCGAGCTGACCGACCACGTGCGCGACACGATCCAGCGCATGCTGCACCGCAACCTGATGGGGCGGCGCTCGGTGTTCCTCTAG
- a CDS encoding sugar phosphate isomerase/epimerase family protein, with translation MRVLASTGPLFARPLDWALAVIAEAGYDGVELMVTQDPATQDAERIVTAAATEGVGIPVVHGPFLLLTRRVFGTDLVAKARRTLELADDVDADLMIVHPPFRWQRPFHEWLLSEGDAEAEEHGTRIGVENLYPVSVAGRPVRFHRYTVPEHLLPFRHVVLDTSHFGVANVDITAAYRRLRSQAVHLHVSDNRGGGRDSHAPLGHGRLPLAGFLQAVGEDHAEPGGARASITLELDCRRYLDDRSALVGYLRQEREKCLALLDGAPAEEVLGRPDVVAVAPGADEDDPDQPTVPPPGAGEPT, from the coding sequence ATGCGTGTCCTCGCCTCGACCGGTCCCCTGTTCGCCCGTCCTCTGGACTGGGCGCTCGCGGTGATCGCCGAGGCCGGCTACGACGGCGTCGAGCTGATGGTCACCCAGGACCCGGCCACCCAGGACGCCGAACGCATCGTCACCGCGGCGGCCACCGAGGGCGTGGGCATCCCGGTCGTCCACGGCCCGTTCCTGCTGCTCACCCGGCGGGTGTTCGGTACCGACCTCGTCGCCAAGGCGCGCCGCACGCTCGAGCTCGCCGACGACGTCGACGCCGACCTGATGATCGTGCACCCACCGTTCCGGTGGCAGCGACCGTTCCACGAGTGGCTGCTGAGCGAGGGGGACGCGGAGGCCGAGGAACACGGGACCCGCATCGGGGTGGAGAACCTCTACCCGGTGTCGGTCGCCGGACGTCCGGTGCGCTTCCACCGCTACACCGTGCCCGAGCACCTGCTGCCCTTCCGGCACGTGGTGCTCGACACCAGCCACTTCGGGGTCGCCAACGTCGACATCACCGCGGCGTACCGGCGGCTGCGCTCGCAGGCCGTGCACCTGCACGTCTCGGACAACCGTGGCGGCGGCCGCGACAGCCACGCCCCGCTCGGGCACGGGCGGCTGCCCCTGGCGGGGTTCCTGCAGGCGGTCGGCGAGGACCACGCCGAGCCCGGTGGTGCCCGGGCGTCGATCACGCTCGAGCTCGACTGCCGCCGCTACCTCGACGACCGCAGCGCGCTGGTCGGCTACCTGCGCCAGGAACGCGAGAAGTGCCTGGCACTGCTGGACGGCGCACCGGCCGAGGAGGTCCTCGGCCGACCCGACGTGGTCGCGGTCGCCCCGGGCGCCGACGAGGACGACCCGGACCAGCCGACCGTCCCGCCCCCCGGGGCGGGCGAGCCGACCTGA
- a CDS encoding glutaredoxin family protein, which yields MPFRRSRRTRPEVVVYTRAGCGLCRRAEHLVAREARGAVIRAVDVDTDEDLVRRYGVRVPVVVVDGTEVAELEVAPGTVRRAVRDARRPN from the coding sequence ATGCCGTTCCGACGTTCGCGCCGCACCCGTCCCGAGGTGGTCGTCTACACCCGCGCCGGCTGCGGCCTGTGCCGCCGTGCGGAGCACCTGGTCGCCCGCGAGGCGCGGGGCGCCGTCATCCGGGCCGTCGACGTGGACACCGACGAGGACCTCGTCCGGCGCTACGGGGTACGCGTGCCGGTCGTGGTCGTGGACGGGACCGAGGTCGCCGAACTCGAGGTGGCGCCGGGCACCGTCCGTCGGGCCGTCCGCGACGCCCGGCGCCCGAACTGA
- a CDS encoding redox-sensing transcriptional repressor Rex encodes MTARRIPEATVARLPQYLQALVEAADAGRRTVSSEDLARASGLTSAKVRKDLSFLGSYGTRGVGYAVEELTTEISTVLGLTDDRPVVIVGIGNLGRALASYDGFSRRGFRVEALVDADPTKIGTQVGDHVVQPAAQLPDLVRDRGITIAVLATPAGRAQAVAAEVVAAGVTAILNFAPVHLDVPEHVSVRTVDLSTELQILSFYEQLGQVSAAAS; translated from the coding sequence GTGACGGCTCGCCGCATCCCCGAGGCCACGGTGGCACGTCTGCCCCAGTACCTGCAGGCGCTGGTGGAGGCCGCCGACGCGGGCCGCCGCACGGTCTCCAGCGAGGACCTGGCCCGCGCCTCGGGGTTGACCTCGGCGAAGGTGCGCAAGGACCTGTCGTTCCTCGGCAGCTACGGCACCCGGGGCGTCGGCTACGCGGTCGAGGAGCTCACCACGGAGATCTCGACCGTGCTGGGGCTGACCGACGACCGGCCCGTGGTCATCGTGGGCATCGGCAACCTCGGTCGGGCCCTGGCCAGCTACGACGGGTTCAGCCGCCGGGGCTTCCGGGTCGAGGCGCTGGTCGACGCCGATCCCACCAAGATCGGCACGCAGGTCGGCGACCACGTCGTCCAGCCGGCCGCGCAGCTGCCGGATCTCGTGCGTGACCGCGGCATCACCATCGCGGTGCTCGCGACCCCGGCAGGGCGGGCCCAGGCGGTCGCCGCGGAGGTCGTCGCGGCCGGCGTGACCGCCATCCTCAACTTCGCGCCGGTCCACCTCGACGTTCCCGAGCACGTCTCGGTGCGCACGGTGGACCTGTCCACCGAACTGCAGATCCTGTCCTTCTACGAGCAGCTCGGGCAGGTGTCGGCCGCCGCGAGCTGA
- a CDS encoding glutamyl-tRNA reductase, with protein sequence MSLLVVGCNHRSADLSLLERLAVPADELPKALKSLVGLEHVQEAVVLSTCNRVEIYASVSRFHPGLQELRGWLAERGDIHPQDLDDLQYSYHDDRAAAHLFAVAAGLDSMVVGERQIAMQVKQSMEAARGEGSARRMLQRLFRQAVRVGRRVRNDTAIARGASSMVDVGIDVATERLGGPIAGRNVLLVGAGKMGGLTASRVVDEGAGHVAVWNRSADKAQRLALRTGGVVVEAGDLECAVASADLVVCTTGAPEPVLDLDLVLAARQQRLAARDASPLVLLDLAMPRNVDPRCEDVAGVEVVDIADVRAVADRGVTGEVVAAARDIVEEEAARFLAWTRASAVEPTIRDLRRQAEQVRADELDRLAGKLSTLDDRQREAVEALTRGIVNTLLHTPTVRLKELADRTGAHDQADALRDLFALDDVASDSDT encoded by the coding sequence ATGTCCCTCCTCGTCGTCGGGTGCAACCACCGCAGCGCCGATCTGTCGCTGCTGGAACGTCTCGCCGTGCCCGCCGACGAGCTGCCCAAGGCGCTGAAGTCGCTGGTCGGGCTCGAGCACGTGCAGGAGGCCGTCGTGCTCTCGACCTGCAACCGGGTCGAGATCTACGCCTCCGTCAGCCGGTTCCACCCGGGCCTGCAGGAGCTGCGCGGCTGGCTCGCCGAGCGCGGTGACATCCATCCGCAGGACCTCGACGACCTGCAGTACAGCTACCACGACGACCGGGCGGCGGCGCACCTGTTCGCGGTCGCGGCCGGCCTCGACTCGATGGTCGTGGGCGAGCGCCAGATCGCGATGCAGGTCAAGCAGTCGATGGAGGCGGCCCGCGGGGAGGGCTCCGCCCGGCGGATGCTGCAGCGGCTGTTCCGTCAGGCCGTCCGCGTCGGTCGCCGTGTCCGCAACGACACCGCGATCGCCCGGGGGGCGTCCTCGATGGTCGACGTCGGCATCGACGTCGCGACCGAGCGTCTCGGCGGGCCGATCGCCGGACGGAACGTGCTGCTCGTCGGCGCGGGGAAGATGGGCGGGCTGACCGCCAGCCGGGTCGTCGACGAAGGTGCGGGTCACGTCGCGGTCTGGAACCGGTCGGCCGACAAGGCCCAGCGCCTGGCGCTGCGCACCGGCGGGGTGGTCGTCGAGGCCGGCGACCTGGAATGCGCGGTCGCGTCCGCCGACCTGGTGGTGTGCACGACCGGCGCACCCGAACCGGTGCTCGACCTCGACCTGGTGCTCGCCGCCCGCCAGCAGCGTCTCGCCGCGCGCGACGCGTCGCCGCTGGTGCTGCTCGACCTCGCCATGCCGCGCAACGTCGACCCGCGCTGCGAGGACGTGGCCGGGGTCGAGGTCGTGGACATCGCCGACGTGCGCGCGGTCGCCGACCGCGGCGTGACCGGCGAGGTGGTCGCCGCCGCCCGTGACATCGTCGAGGAGGAGGCCGCGCGGTTCCTGGCCTGGACCCGCGCGAGCGCGGTCGAGCCCACGATCCGCGACCTGCGTCGCCAGGCCGAACAGGTCCGCGCCGACGAGCTCGACCGGCTCGCCGGCAAGCTGTCCACGCTCGACGACCGCCAGCGCGAGGCGGTCGAGGCGCTCACGCGCGGCATCGTCAACACGTTGCTGCACACGCCGACGGTCCGGCTCAAGGAGCTGGCCGACCGCACCGGCGCGCACGACCAGGCCGACGCGCTGCGCGACCTGTTCGCGCTCGACGACGTCGCGTCCGACTCGGACACCTGA
- the hemC gene encoding hydroxymethylbilane synthase produces MASASDRGPWRIATRRSTLAQTQARHVGESLQEATGRPFELVPMATTGDDHPDRALEAFDSKGLFVDSTRRAVLSGDCHLVVHSYKDLPTEPAEGLVIGAVPQRVDPRDALVTRAGHRLAELPRDRQVTIGTSSPRRRAQLQKARRDVLVQPIRGNLETRLGKVVNGEVDGIVLALAGLLRLRPQGFDLTVVPLEHGELLHAPAQGALAIECRVDDATTRKGLRRLDHAPTRTVVAAERELLLQLQGGCTAPIGAHASLLPGPDGGERLELLGLLSDPSGTRLYRASHETAADEPQLLGRVMAATLLEAGGHEVLETLRRQAG; encoded by the coding sequence ATGGCCAGCGCGTCCGACCGCGGTCCCTGGCGGATCGCGACCCGCCGCTCCACGCTGGCGCAGACCCAGGCGCGCCACGTCGGCGAGTCGCTCCAGGAGGCCACCGGACGGCCGTTCGAGCTGGTGCCGATGGCGACCACCGGCGACGACCACCCCGACCGGGCACTGGAGGCCTTCGACTCCAAGGGCCTGTTCGTCGACTCGACCCGTCGTGCGGTGCTCTCGGGTGACTGCCACCTCGTCGTGCACTCCTACAAGGACCTGCCGACCGAGCCGGCCGAGGGCCTGGTCATCGGCGCCGTCCCCCAGCGCGTCGACCCGCGCGACGCCCTGGTGACCCGGGCCGGACACCGCCTGGCGGAGCTGCCCCGCGACCGCCAGGTCACCATCGGGACCTCCTCGCCACGCCGCAGGGCGCAGCTGCAGAAGGCCCGCCGCGACGTGCTGGTCCAGCCGATCCGCGGCAACCTCGAGACCCGCCTGGGCAAGGTCGTCAACGGCGAGGTGGACGGCATCGTGCTGGCCCTGGCCGGCCTGCTGCGCCTGCGGCCGCAGGGCTTCGACCTCACGGTGGTCCCGCTCGAGCACGGCGAGCTGCTGCACGCCCCGGCGCAGGGCGCGCTCGCGATCGAGTGCCGGGTCGACGACGCCACCACCCGCAAGGGGCTGCGCCGGCTCGACCACGCACCCACCCGGACCGTGGTCGCCGCCGAACGCGAGCTGCTGCTGCAGCTCCAGGGCGGCTGCACGGCACCGATCGGCGCCCACGCGTCGCTGCTGCCCGGACCGGACGGCGGTGAGCGGCTCGAGCTGCTGGGCCTGCTCTCCGACCCGTCGGGGACCCGGCTGTACCGCGCGTCGCACGAGACCGCCGCGGACGAACCGCAGCTGCTCGGTCGTGTCATGGCGGCCACGTTGCTCGAGGCCGGGGGGCACGAGGTCCTCGAGACCCTGCGGCGACAGGCCGGCTGA
- a CDS encoding uroporphyrinogen-III synthase gives MGGAPPLAGQRVLVARSRAQASALSERVRVLGGEPVEAPVLRIEDGDSGALRAALHDLAGGAFTVVCLTSPNGVDAVADAIEQDGLDARVFAGVPTVACVGPGTAGRLWDRLRVRADLVPERATTEALGEAIPPGSGRALLPRADIASEILHTLLADKGYEPVEVVAYRTVLPDALPDEVLDDLAAGRIDLLAFASSSTVRNFVTLVGERPWQGRVVSIGPVTSRTCRELDVPVAVEADPHDLDGLVDALCAAVPGA, from the coding sequence ATGGGCGGCGCACCGCCGTTGGCGGGCCAGCGGGTGCTGGTGGCCCGCTCGCGCGCGCAGGCGTCGGCGCTGTCCGAGCGGGTGCGCGTCCTCGGGGGCGAACCGGTCGAGGCGCCCGTGCTGCGCATCGAGGACGGCGACTCCGGCGCCCTGCGCGCCGCGTTGCACGACCTCGCCGGCGGCGCGTTCACCGTGGTGTGCCTGACCTCGCCCAACGGGGTCGACGCGGTCGCCGACGCGATCGAGCAGGACGGCCTCGATGCCCGGGTGTTCGCCGGCGTGCCGACGGTCGCCTGCGTCGGGCCGGGGACCGCGGGACGGCTGTGGGACCGGCTGCGGGTGCGTGCCGACCTGGTGCCCGAGCGCGCCACCACCGAGGCGCTCGGCGAGGCGATCCCGCCCGGCAGCGGCCGCGCACTGCTGCCGCGGGCCGACATCGCCAGCGAGATCCTGCACACGCTGCTGGCCGACAAGGGCTACGAGCCGGTCGAGGTCGTGGCCTACCGGACCGTGCTGCCCGACGCGCTGCCCGACGAGGTCCTCGACGACCTCGCCGCCGGCCGGATCGACCTGCTGGCGTTCGCCTCGTCGTCGACGGTGCGCAACTTCGTCACCCTGGTGGGGGAGCGGCCGTGGCAGGGCCGGGTCGTCTCGATCGGCCCGGTCACCTCGCGCACCTGCCGGGAGCTGGACGTACCGGTCGCCGTCGAGGCCGACCCCCACGACCTCGACGGCCTCGTCGACGCCTTGTGCGCCGCGGTCCCGGGCGCCTGA
- a CDS encoding YhjD/YihY/BrkB family envelope integrity protein produces MAFTDKLERVPVIGTAWQMQQRYRLDAADQFAAAIALFGFLSLVPLLVLAVAVAGFVFQDPADQAEIARTMTSAVPGLQAALEATGQGVDGFVQTVVANRGAIAGVGAVTLLVTGLKVINSAMVATTMVFRGALPSGVRGKLLQVVALPVLGLVALAAAGASSLVGFLDLPGWSATPVALLATFPLDLLLFLAAYRMFSPTSELGLRRLLPGAALGALGWAALKIAGAAYVANQAEDANALYGAFGGIIALLLLLYLAGRLYLYGAELNALLTERRRGILVSPEVHGVPIVDDKDVDGAPSDAQAEGMGAAHAADTRQLPSVVAGNRPLPQDVAAGRAPESALDDEVRAPSADSETAGHPTVGSSATRTDAAPAAGRTGAVAVVGALQAAAVPPPADRVGRVLANASPPPVAAYGVAATAVAAAWKLWRDGR; encoded by the coding sequence ATGGCGTTCACGGACAAGCTCGAGCGGGTACCGGTGATCGGTACCGCGTGGCAGATGCAGCAGCGCTACCGCCTCGACGCCGCCGACCAGTTCGCCGCCGCGATCGCGCTGTTCGGGTTCCTCTCGCTGGTCCCGCTGCTGGTGCTGGCGGTCGCCGTCGCCGGCTTCGTGTTCCAAGACCCCGCCGACCAGGCCGAGATCGCCCGCACGATGACCTCGGCCGTGCCCGGCCTGCAGGCCGCGCTCGAGGCCACGGGCCAGGGGGTCGACGGGTTCGTGCAGACCGTGGTCGCCAACCGCGGCGCGATCGCCGGCGTCGGTGCCGTCACCCTGCTGGTCACCGGTCTGAAGGTGATCAACTCGGCCATGGTGGCCACCACCATGGTGTTCCGCGGGGCCCTGCCGTCCGGCGTCAGGGGCAAGCTGCTGCAGGTCGTCGCCCTGCCGGTGCTGGGCCTGGTCGCGCTCGCCGCCGCCGGCGCCTCCAGCCTCGTCGGCTTCCTCGACCTGCCCGGCTGGTCCGCCACCCCGGTGGCGCTGCTGGCCACCTTCCCACTCGACCTGTTGCTGTTCCTGGCCGCCTACCGGATGTTCTCGCCCACCTCCGAGCTCGGGTTGCGCCGGCTGCTGCCCGGCGCCGCACTCGGGGCGCTCGGCTGGGCCGCGCTCAAGATCGCCGGCGCGGCCTACGTCGCCAACCAGGCCGAGGACGCCAACGCCCTCTACGGCGCGTTCGGCGGCATCATCGCGTTGCTGCTGCTGCTCTACCTCGCCGGTCGGCTCTACCTGTACGGCGCGGAGCTCAACGCCCTGCTGACCGAGCGGCGGCGGGGGATCCTGGTCTCGCCGGAGGTGCACGGGGTGCCGATCGTCGACGACAAGGACGTCGACGGCGCGCCGTCGGACGCCCAGGCCGAGGGGATGGGGGCCGCCCACGCGGCCGACACCCGCCAGCTCCCCAGCGTCGTGGCCGGCAACCGGCCGCTGCCGCAGGACGTCGCCGCCGGGCGCGCGCCCGAGTCCGCGCTCGACGACGAGGTCCGCGCTCCGAGCGCCGACAGCGAGACGGCCGGGCACCCGACCGTCGGGTCGTCCGCGACGAGGACCGACGCTGCGCCGGCCGCGGGCCGCACCGGGGCCGTCGCCGTCGTCGGCGCGCTGCAGGCCGCCGCCGTCCCGCCCCCGGCGGACCGCGTCGGGCGCGTGCTGGCGAACGCGTCACCACCTCCGGTCGCGGCCTACGGCGTGGCCGCGACCGCGGTCGCGGCGGCCTGGAAGCTGTGGCGCGACGGTCGCTGA